The Nostoc sp. 'Lobaria pulmonaria (5183) cyanobiont' genome window below encodes:
- a CDS encoding TauD/TfdA dioxygenase family protein, which produces MPTSTLTEVKISPIDAPLGAIVTDFDATQAIAPEVILQLKQALRDRHILIFKDQKLSDEQLLNFSLYFGALFVPSDETPVLASKPGETPVVIPISNVDGGYTGTGELTFHSDHKWTPTPSSGSLLYALEIPSQGGDTYWLNTNLAYEALDETTKQRIADLQLITYNPFLQNRNAPRPLYRLDKNIPLISPVFPHPLVRTHPESGKKHLYLDAATEVEIVGLEPEEGSKLIEQLRQHLNQPKFYYQHKWSVGDIVYWDNQATLHYRQAFNPNERRVLKRVSLAGSRPF; this is translated from the coding sequence ATGCCTACCTCGACTTTGACAGAAGTTAAAATTAGTCCTATTGATGCCCCTTTGGGAGCGATAGTTACCGATTTTGATGCCACTCAAGCGATCGCACCTGAAGTCATATTACAACTGAAGCAAGCACTGCGCGATCGCCACATCTTAATCTTCAAAGACCAAAAGCTCTCTGATGAACAGCTTTTGAACTTTTCTCTATACTTTGGCGCACTCTTTGTACCATCTGATGAAACTCCAGTATTGGCTTCTAAACCAGGAGAAACTCCGGTGGTGATTCCGATTTCCAATGTCGATGGCGGCTACACCGGTACTGGAGAACTAACTTTTCATTCTGATCACAAATGGACTCCCACTCCATCTAGTGGTTCACTTCTTTATGCTTTGGAAATACCTTCTCAAGGTGGAGATACTTATTGGTTAAATACCAATTTGGCCTATGAGGCGTTAGATGAAACCACTAAACAAAGGATTGCAGATTTACAGCTAATTACCTACAACCCATTCTTACAAAACCGGAATGCACCGCGCCCTTTATATCGTTTGGACAAGAATATTCCTTTAATCAGTCCTGTTTTTCCCCATCCTTTAGTTAGAACACATCCAGAGAGTGGTAAAAAGCATCTTTACTTAGATGCTGCCACAGAAGTGGAAATTGTCGGGTTAGAGCCAGAAGAAGGATCTAAACTAATTGAACAGTTGAGGCAACATCTAAATCAACCCAAATTCTACTACCAACACAAATGGTCTGTAGGCGATATTGTCTACTGGGATAATCAAGCTACCTTACATTACCGCCAAGCATTCAATCCGAATGAGCGACGAGTATTAAAGCGGGTTAGCCTTGCAGGTAGTCGTCCCTTTTAG
- a CDS encoding hybrid sensor histidine kinase/response regulator produces the protein MSENLKAQEVIELQQYLSEQQTALRDSEARYRSLAEASASIVWRAAPWGNVVDDIPTWQAFTGQNPEQYKGWGWVGALHPEDRASIAEIWKQAFPTRSVAVAEYRVLRHDGEYRYMNIRGVPILDETGEIREWVGMCVDITERKQAEAKLRDSEACFRLLAENSTDIISRHTVDGILLYVSPACYTVLGYQPEELVGHPSHELVHPDDLVEIARNYPVNGDLPDIYTITHRARHHQGHYIWLEATIRAIRDRQTQEILEMQASSRNITKRKQVEEEQRFLAEASGILAASLDYETTLAGLARLAVPKIADWCLVDIISDNQLLRRVAAAHANPEKQELVEQLQNYPPDLAQTAGVAEVIWTGKSQIIHLISDQQLQEATHNASHLKILQELNPTSGMSVPLILRGRVLGVMTLVSSSGRRYDTKSLMLAEELAGRAAIAVDNARLYREAQQSQQAALHAASRTTRLQTITAALSESLTPTQVAEVIVEQGIAALGASFVFVALLTKNGTELEIVRTVGDQQEIVDSSRRFSINAPAPLAEAVRTKQPIWQEPSETRVARYSNMAQEYAQYNYGAWISIPLIIEGRAIGGMSLAFAEIQKFNQDDRAFMLALAQQCAQAMERARLYEAEQTARKAAENANRIKDEFLAVLSHELRSPLNPILGWSKLLQTKKLDEKTIPQALKTIERNAKLQAQLIEDLLDISRILQGKISLNIYPVDLTSVISAAMETVRLSAEAKSIEMHISLEPNLGQVLGDSNRLQQIVWNLLSNAVKFTPEGGRVDIRLSSCSKSNSNSAIIQVSDTGKGIDPNFLPYVFEYFRQENSSTTRKFGGLGLGLAIVRHLVELHGGTVQVESEGEDRGATFTVRLPLIQNQLEIKQDSSDSEPSSNLNGVKILVVDDDTDTREFITFLLEQYGANVTAVTSANEALATLAQSLPDILLSDVGMPDVDGCMFMRQLRTLPPEQGGQIRAIALTAYAGEINAQQVLKAGFNKHIAKPVEPSELVDAIANLIAE, from the coding sequence ATGAGTGAGAACCTGAAAGCTCAAGAGGTTATTGAATTGCAGCAATATTTGAGCGAACAGCAAACTGCACTGCGCGATAGTGAAGCACGTTACCGTTCACTGGCAGAGGCAAGCGCATCAATTGTCTGGAGGGCAGCACCTTGGGGCAACGTTGTTGATGATATTCCAACTTGGCAGGCGTTCACAGGGCAAAATCCCGAACAATATAAAGGATGGGGTTGGGTTGGGGCACTGCACCCAGAAGATCGTGCTTCGATAGCGGAAATTTGGAAACAGGCATTTCCTACACGCAGCGTTGCAGTTGCTGAGTATCGAGTTCTGCGGCATGACGGGGAATACCGTTATATGAATATACGCGGTGTGCCGATACTCGACGAAACAGGCGAAATCCGCGAATGGGTGGGAATGTGCGTCGATATTACCGAACGCAAGCAAGCTGAGGCCAAATTGCGCGACAGTGAGGCGTGTTTTCGGCTGCTGGCTGAGAATTCAACTGATATTATTTCCCGGCATACAGTCGATGGAATTCTTCTCTACGTTTCACCAGCTTGCTACACAGTGCTGGGATATCAACCAGAGGAATTAGTCGGTCATCCTAGCCATGAGTTAGTTCACCCTGACGATTTGGTAGAGATTGCGAGAAATTACCCAGTCAATGGCGATTTACCAGATATTTATACTATTACTCACCGTGCGCGTCATCACCAGGGGCATTATATCTGGTTGGAAGCAACTATTCGAGCGATTCGCGATCGCCAAACTCAAGAAATTTTAGAGATGCAGGCGTCTTCGCGAAATATTACTAAGCGCAAGCAGGTGGAAGAGGAGCAGCGTTTTCTGGCTGAGGCTAGTGGGATTTTGGCTGCATCATTGGATTACGAGACAACCTTAGCAGGTTTGGCACGTTTGGCAGTGCCAAAAATCGCTGATTGGTGCTTAGTTGATATCATTAGTGACAATCAATTACTCCGTCGGGTTGCAGCAGCCCATGCCAATCCAGAGAAACAAGAATTGGTAGAACAGTTACAAAATTATCCGCCTGACTTGGCACAAACAGCAGGTGTTGCTGAGGTAATATGGACAGGCAAATCACAAATTATTCATTTGATTTCTGATCAACAGCTCCAAGAGGCAACCCACAACGCCAGTCACTTGAAAATATTGCAAGAATTAAATCCGACATCTGGTATGAGTGTACCGCTAATCCTTCGGGGACGGGTGTTGGGAGTTATGACTTTGGTATCTTCTTCAGGTCGTCGCTACGACACCAAAAGCCTGATGTTAGCTGAGGAGTTGGCTGGGCGGGCGGCGATCGCTGTTGATAATGCCCGACTCTATAGAGAAGCACAGCAATCTCAACAGGCGGCTTTACACGCAGCATCTCGCACTACCCGTCTGCAAACCATTACCGCTGCACTTTCTGAATCTTTAACTCCGACACAAGTCGCTGAAGTAATTGTAGAGCAAGGTATAGCAGCTTTGGGAGCTAGCTTTGTTTTTGTCGCACTACTGACTAAAAACGGCACTGAATTAGAAATTGTCCGAACTGTTGGCGATCAACAAGAAATAGTCGATTCATCGCGTCGATTCTCGATTAATGCACCCGCGCCACTGGCAGAAGCAGTAAGAACTAAGCAACCTATTTGGCAAGAGCCAAGCGAAACAAGGGTAGCTCGTTACTCAAATATGGCTCAGGAATACGCCCAGTACAACTACGGCGCTTGGATTTCGATTCCATTGATCATCGAGGGACGAGCTATCGGGGGAATGTCTCTAGCTTTTGCTGAAATTCAAAAGTTTAATCAAGACGATCGAGCCTTTATGCTGGCACTAGCACAGCAGTGCGCTCAAGCGATGGAACGTGCCCGCCTATACGAGGCAGAGCAAACTGCCCGCAAGGCAGCAGAAAACGCCAACCGGATTAAAGACGAGTTTCTGGCAGTACTTTCTCATGAATTGCGATCGCCACTCAACCCAATTTTAGGTTGGTCAAAGCTACTCCAAACCAAAAAGCTTGATGAAAAGACAATTCCTCAAGCGCTAAAGACTATTGAGCGAAATGCGAAGTTACAGGCTCAATTGATTGAAGACTTACTGGATATCTCCCGGATTTTACAAGGTAAAATCAGCTTGAATATCTACCCAGTCGATCTGACATCTGTGATTTCGGCAGCAATGGAGACAGTGCGGTTATCGGCAGAAGCTAAATCAATTGAGATGCACATCAGCCTGGAACCAAATTTGGGACAAGTTTTGGGAGACTCCAACCGATTGCAGCAAATCGTTTGGAACCTGCTCTCAAATGCAGTTAAGTTTACACCAGAGGGCGGACGGGTTGATATTCGACTATCATCATGTTCTAAGTCAAATTCCAACTCAGCAATCATTCAAGTCAGCGACACAGGGAAAGGCATTGACCCCAATTTTCTGCCTTACGTGTTTGAATATTTTCGCCAAGAGAACAGCAGCACCACCAGAAAATTTGGTGGATTGGGGTTAGGATTAGCGATCGTCCGTCACTTAGTCGAACTGCATGGCGGCACAGTCCAGGTAGAAAGTGAGGGCGAAGATCGGGGGGCAACTTTTACTGTAAGACTACCGTTAATCCAAAATCAATTAGAGATTAAACAAGACAGTAGCGACTCAGAGCCATCCTCAAATTTGAATGGTGTGAAAATTTTAGTAGTAGATGATGATACAGATACGCGAGAATTTATTACCTTCTTACTAGAGCAATATGGGGCAAATGTGACAGCAGTAACATCAGCCAATGAAGCTCTAGCGACTTTAGCCCAATCCTTGCCAGATATACTTTTAAGCGATGTTGGGATGCCAGATGTGGATGGATGTATGTTCATGCGACAGTTGAGAACATTGCCACCAGAGCAGGGAGGGCAAATTCGAGCGATCGCACTTACCGCTTATGCTGGAGAAATTAACGCCCAACAGGTACTAAAAGCCGGATTTAACAAGCATATTGCCAAACCAGTAGAGCCAAGCGAGTTAGTAGATGCGATCGCCAACTTAATCGCTGAATAA
- a CDS encoding ABC transporter substrate-binding protein, producing MQKEGLKLSDVKSLFLPPPDANVAFSQGGIDVWVIWEPYITRNVQGNLRRVLIDGQELQDLGSFYTTSRKFAKEHPEIIKVFLEEFIKAEDWSQKNIDKLAELETGDVGIDVLTLKKIHSKAVYGLLPITD from the coding sequence TTGCAAAAAGAGGGACTAAAACTGAGTGATGTAAAATCCCTTTTTCTCCCACCTCCAGATGCAAATGTGGCTTTTAGTCAGGGAGGAATTGATGTTTGGGTAATTTGGGAACCTTACATTACCAGAAATGTCCAAGGAAATCTTCGTCGTGTATTAATAGATGGACAAGAACTTCAGGATCTTGGTAGCTTTTATACTACCTCACGTAAATTTGCCAAAGAGCATCCTGAGATTATCAAAGTTTTTCTAGAGGAGTTTATCAAAGCTGAAGATTGGTCGCAGAAAAATATTGATAAGCTAGCAGAACTTGAGACGGGTGACGTTGGTATTGATGTACTTACTCTCAAAAAAATTCATAGTAAAGCAGTATATGGTCTGCTACCAATCACTGATTAA
- a CDS encoding helix-turn-helix domain-containing protein, with amino-acid sequence MPAIEQPRIAQLVRETWQCLKFTQVKLATVLRVSFHTINRWKNGHTQPSLLAMKQIKELLQQMREPGESLLAKYF; translated from the coding sequence ATGCCAGCGATCGAACAGCCAAGGATTGCACAATTGGTTCGTGAGACTTGGCAGTGCCTCAAATTTACACAGGTAAAACTGGCAACCGTGTTAAGGGTTTCATTCCACACTATAAACCGATGGAAAAACGGACATACACAACCTTCACTACTGGCGATGAAACAAATTAAAGAACTATTACAGCAGATGAGAGAACCCGGTGAGTCGCTTTTAGCCAAATACTTTTAA
- a CDS encoding sulfonate ABC transporter substrate-binding protein — protein MFKSFLKPKTTVISKFALFTIPDFLALSTTLISCTSTVSNTNTGTEPKAEPAGAKTITFKTKLLRIGYQSSGDLVRVRGVLEKRLEPLGLKVEWSQFAQGPQLMEAMNVGKIDIGSVGETPPIFAQAAGAKIIYLAGRRLGPNSGKGSAIAVHKNSPIKTLAQIKGQKVVFQKGSASHYFIIKALEEVNLKYSDIKVLSMPNVEARGAFIQGTIPVWVTGDPHLALVEKLYGARVLRDATNIGTPGGYYIGTRQFAKENPELIRIILEEIDKNGQWAEANRKEVAKLIAPVLKIDLPIQEVISSRATYRLRGITPELMQSQQSVADLFYNEKILPKKIDVREALLTPQEYAAITPPTLISEK, from the coding sequence ATGTTTAAAAGTTTCCTGAAACCTAAGACAACAGTAATCAGTAAATTTGCCTTGTTTACAATACCTGATTTTCTAGCTTTATCTACTACTCTAATCAGTTGTACGTCAACTGTATCTAACACAAATACAGGAACTGAGCCTAAAGCAGAACCAGCAGGGGCTAAAACTATAACTTTTAAAACAAAGTTACTGCGAATAGGGTATCAAAGCTCTGGTGATTTAGTTAGAGTCAGAGGAGTTTTAGAAAAACGTTTGGAGCCTTTGGGCTTGAAAGTAGAGTGGTCACAATTTGCTCAAGGACCACAACTCATGGAAGCTATGAATGTGGGTAAAATTGATATTGGCTCAGTTGGAGAAACTCCTCCGATTTTTGCCCAAGCTGCGGGTGCAAAAATTATCTATTTGGCTGGTAGAAGACTTGGCCCTAATTCCGGTAAAGGTAGTGCGATCGCAGTTCATAAAAATTCTCCAATTAAAACTTTAGCTCAAATTAAAGGTCAAAAAGTAGTTTTTCAAAAAGGTTCGGCTTCTCACTATTTTATTATCAAAGCCTTAGAAGAGGTGAATCTAAAATATAGTGATATTAAAGTTCTGAGTATGCCCAATGTTGAAGCACGTGGTGCATTTATTCAGGGAACTATTCCAGTTTGGGTAACTGGCGATCCTCATTTAGCTTTGGTAGAAAAACTCTACGGTGCCCGTGTATTGCGAGATGCTACAAATATTGGTACTCCAGGCGGATATTACATAGGAACACGTCAGTTTGCTAAAGAAAATCCTGAATTAATTCGCATCATCTTAGAAGAAATTGATAAAAATGGTCAATGGGCAGAAGCTAATCGTAAAGAAGTAGCCAAACTCATAGCACCTGTACTCAAAATTGATTTACCTATTCAGGAAGTAATTTCTAGTCGTGCTACTTATCGCTTAAGAGGAATTACTCCAGAACTAATGCAAAGCCAACAAAGTGTTGCTGATTTGTTTTATAACGAAAAAATCTTACCCAAAAAGATTGATGTTCGCGAAGCATTGCTCACGCCTCAAGAATATGCAGCTATTACTCCACCAACACTGATAAGTGAAAAGTAG
- a CDS encoding RNA polymerase sigma factor, RpoD/SigA family — MPTVNTQTENLNTKFTADMVRTYLREIGRVPLLTREQEIVFGKQVQQMMKLIDAKEALAKKLQREPEMSEWADHVQQSETDVQQTVAQGKRAKQKMIEANLRLVVAIAKKYQKRNMEFLDLIQEGTLGLERGVEKFDPMRGYKFSTYAYWWIRQAITRAIAQQGRTIRLPIHITEKLNKIKKVQRELAQTLGRSPTPAEIAKELELEPTQIREYLNMARQPVSLDVRVGENQDTELQEMLEDDGPSPEYYTNQEFLRQDLNNLLAELTPQQREVVALRFGLEDGNEMSLAKVGERLNLSRERVRQLEHQALAHLRRRRANVKEYIAS; from the coding sequence ATGCCTACTGTCAATACCCAAACGGAAAACCTCAACACCAAATTCACGGCTGATATGGTGCGAACCTATCTGCGAGAAATTGGTCGTGTACCACTGCTAACCCGCGAACAAGAAATTGTCTTTGGGAAGCAAGTGCAACAAATGATGAAGCTCATCGACGCCAAGGAAGCTTTGGCGAAGAAGTTGCAACGGGAACCGGAGATGTCAGAGTGGGCCGATCACGTTCAACAATCGGAAACCGATGTGCAACAAACGGTGGCGCAAGGTAAGCGGGCAAAGCAAAAAATGATCGAAGCGAATTTGCGCTTGGTTGTCGCTATTGCCAAAAAATACCAAAAGCGGAATATGGAGTTTCTGGATTTAATCCAGGAAGGAACACTAGGATTAGAGCGGGGTGTGGAGAAATTTGACCCAATGAGGGGTTATAAGTTCTCGACTTACGCTTACTGGTGGATTCGCCAAGCAATTACTCGTGCGATCGCTCAACAAGGTCGGACTATTCGCTTACCGATTCATATTACCGAGAAACTGAACAAAATTAAAAAAGTGCAGCGCGAGTTAGCTCAAACCTTGGGGCGATCGCCGACTCCAGCTGAAATTGCCAAAGAACTAGAATTAGAACCGACTCAGATTCGCGAGTATCTGAATATGGCTCGTCAACCAGTGTCTTTGGATGTGCGAGTTGGTGAGAACCAGGATACTGAGTTGCAAGAAATGCTCGAAGATGATGGGCCATCGCCAGAGTATTACACCAACCAGGAATTTTTACGCCAAGACCTGAACAACCTGCTAGCAGAACTAACCCCACAACAGCGAGAAGTTGTAGCTTTACGCTTTGGTTTAGAAGATGGTAATGAAATGTCATTGGCGAAAGTCGGTGAGAGATTAAATCTTAGCCGCGAACGCGTCCGTCAGTTAGAGCATCAAGCTTTGGCTCATCTGCGTCGCCGTCGTGCCAATGTCAAAGAATACATTGCTAGCTAA
- a CDS encoding CHASE2 domain-containing protein gives MISGLLEKLRVPFVKVQDSRETSKSKSWMQIIFVTSIGVTAFIWGVRELKWLQPWELRVYDQMLRSRPAQAPDRRILLVKITDEDLKREKWPISDRTINQLLKKIESYQPRIVGLYLFRPEDNNLAANLQNQDNIVTTCLFSSLGRDEIPPPPNVPIDNVGFSDVVADNENDQILRRTLLFANSTDNKCTTSFAFGALIAIDYLQKQGIKYDFTKKGDFLLGKTLFLRLQPNSGGYQHLDAQGYQILLNYRHPNSLADQVTLTDVLSGQVNPSLFKDRLVIIGTTAANIPPGGFYTPYSALPDQPARMPALFIHAQIASQLISTVLDGRPLIWYWPDWAELIWVWGWSLLGGVLAWRWQNPLLLLVVGTITLFGLVVICVALFLQAGWVPLIPPALALVTSSICVIAYTSYQNQRQTQVIVLQVEKQQEAIAQLNVLLEDKTALPDSSIDFLPPIDSPKIKSGDLLLSGRYKISQTLGAGGFGRTYLAQDTQRPGNPICVVKKLMPARQDTRFLQVARRLFQNEAEILETLGKHHQIPELLAYFEDNQEFYLIQQYIEGHTLSEELPPVQNVQNQSFVMEMLKQVLEVLEFVHQHRVIHRDLKPTNIIRCAQDNRLVLIDFGAVKLMQPPSSEQTELATVAIGTRGYAPPEQFAGHPRLCSDIYALGMIGIQAITGIPPQELHPDPETGNVMWRQTAPVSEELAAILDKMVCYHFSDRYQSAAAVLQDLKRM, from the coding sequence GTGATTAGTGGACTATTAGAAAAACTCCGCGTACCTTTTGTCAAAGTTCAAGATTCCCGTGAAACTTCTAAGAGCAAAAGCTGGATGCAAATTATTTTTGTTACCAGTATAGGAGTCACCGCCTTTATCTGGGGAGTTCGGGAACTCAAATGGTTACAGCCTTGGGAGTTAAGAGTTTATGACCAGATGTTGCGATCGCGTCCCGCACAAGCACCCGATCGGCGGATTTTGCTAGTAAAAATTACTGATGAGGATCTCAAACGAGAGAAATGGCCCATATCAGATCGGACAATCAATCAGCTATTAAAGAAAATAGAGTCTTATCAACCGCGAATTGTTGGTTTATATCTTTTCCGACCAGAAGACAATAATTTGGCGGCTAATCTCCAAAATCAAGATAATATTGTCACTACCTGTTTGTTCAGCAGCTTGGGTAGAGATGAAATTCCCCCACCGCCAAATGTCCCTATAGATAATGTTGGGTTTAGCGATGTGGTTGCTGACAATGAAAACGACCAAATTCTCCGCCGTACTTTATTATTTGCTAACTCTACAGACAATAAATGTACAACATCATTTGCATTTGGTGCATTAATTGCAATTGATTATCTGCAAAAACAAGGTATTAAATATGATTTCACTAAAAAAGGAGATTTTCTGTTAGGCAAAACCCTGTTTTTGCGTTTACAACCTAATTCCGGTGGCTACCAACATCTGGATGCACAGGGCTATCAAATATTATTAAATTACCGTCATCCCAACAGCCTCGCTGACCAAGTAACCCTTACAGATGTACTTAGCGGCCAAGTCAACCCCAGTTTATTCAAAGACCGTCTGGTAATTATTGGCACTACGGCAGCTAATATCCCTCCAGGTGGCTTTTATACGCCCTACAGCGCTTTACCAGATCAACCAGCTAGAATGCCTGCTCTATTTATTCATGCACAGATAGCAAGTCAACTCATCAGTACAGTGTTGGATGGGCGACCTTTGATTTGGTATTGGCCCGACTGGGCGGAACTTATTTGGGTATGGGGCTGGTCCCTATTAGGTGGTGTTTTAGCATGGCGGTGGCAAAATCCGCTGCTTTTGCTAGTGGTGGGAACGATAACTCTATTTGGCTTAGTAGTAATCTGCGTTGCTTTGTTTTTGCAAGCTGGATGGGTGCCGTTAATTCCTCCTGCTCTTGCTTTGGTGACTAGTAGTATCTGTGTGATTGCTTATACTAGCTACCAAAATCAACGGCAAACTCAGGTGATTGTTCTACAAGTGGAAAAACAACAAGAAGCGATCGCTCAATTAAATGTACTCTTAGAAGATAAAACAGCACTTCCCGACTCGTCTATTGACTTTCTTCCCCCAATTGATTCACCAAAAATAAAATCAGGTGATTTGCTTTTGAGTGGACGCTACAAAATCTCTCAAACTCTCGGTGCAGGTGGATTTGGTCGGACTTATTTAGCACAGGACACTCAACGACCGGGTAATCCGATTTGTGTAGTTAAAAAGTTAATGCCAGCCCGTCAAGATACACGATTTTTGCAAGTTGCTCGTAGGTTGTTTCAAAATGAAGCTGAAATTTTAGAAACTTTGGGTAAACATCATCAGATTCCCGAACTACTTGCTTATTTTGAAGATAATCAGGAATTCTATTTAATTCAACAATATATTGAGGGGCATACCCTAAGCGAAGAATTACCACCTGTACAGAATGTGCAGAACCAATCATTTGTGATGGAGATGCTCAAACAAGTTTTAGAAGTTCTAGAATTTGTTCACCAGCATCGAGTGATTCATCGCGATCTCAAACCGACTAATATTATTAGATGCGCTCAAGATAATCGGCTGGTATTGATTGACTTTGGTGCTGTCAAATTGATGCAACCGCCGAGTAGTGAGCAAACAGAATTAGCCACAGTAGCCATCGGGACGCGGGGTTATGCACCTCCAGAACAATTTGCCGGTCATCCGCGTTTATGCAGTGACATTTATGCTTTAGGAATGATTGGCATTCAAGCCATAACTGGGATACCACCGCAAGAACTCCACCCAGATCCAGAAACAGGGAATGTGATGTGGCGACAAACAGCGCCAGTCAGCGAAGAATTAGCGGCGATTTTAGATAAAATGGTTTGCTATCATTTTAGCGATCGCTATCAATCAGCCGCCGCAGTTTTACAAGATTTGAAACGGATGTAG
- a CDS encoding aliphatic sulfonate ABC transporter substrate-binding protein — MNKSFQPQRRTVLKRIVQYSALGLFTLLSPLAGSLMQTTQAVPAKVINLAYQASGDIVKSKKAVEPRFKALGITVNWVGPFAAGPQLIKALNEGKVDIGTLGETPPIFDQAARPGLIPEVVYLTGRTPTDGTNQGIVVKANSPIKKVADLKGKKIAFQVGSNAQYLLAKALKEVGLKISDIQIVALTPTEARDAFIQDKADAWVGGDPLLAAVEKATPIRNLRNAKGINTLNGFYIGRRAFVTQNPQLVRVFLEEAQKVGEQAEKDPSDYAKILADEQKLDPSVALKVASRRTYKLRRLTPAIIAEQQGVADFYFAEKVISRKIDIKQGILSDLEYKAIVPDNIK; from the coding sequence ATGAACAAGTCATTTCAACCACAACGCCGTACAGTCTTAAAGCGTATTGTCCAATATTCTGCATTGGGACTGTTTACTTTATTATCTCCCTTGGCTGGTAGCCTTATGCAAACCACTCAAGCGGTGCCTGCCAAAGTAATTAACTTGGCGTATCAAGCTTCTGGTGATATTGTCAAGTCCAAAAAAGCTGTTGAGCCACGTTTCAAAGCATTGGGTATAACCGTGAATTGGGTTGGGCCATTTGCAGCAGGGCCGCAATTGATAAAAGCGCTGAATGAAGGTAAAGTGGATATCGGTACTCTCGGAGAGACACCTCCAATATTTGACCAAGCCGCACGCCCAGGCCTCATCCCTGAAGTTGTCTATCTTACTGGACGCACGCCCACCGATGGTACAAACCAAGGTATTGTGGTGAAAGCTAATTCTCCCATTAAGAAAGTAGCGGATCTTAAAGGTAAGAAAATTGCTTTTCAGGTAGGATCGAATGCACAGTATTTACTAGCAAAAGCTTTGAAAGAGGTAGGGTTAAAAATTAGCGATATTCAAATCGTTGCTTTGACTCCAACTGAAGCCCGCGATGCCTTTATTCAAGACAAGGCTGACGCCTGGGTGGGTGGCGATCCCCTTTTAGCTGCTGTGGAAAAGGCTACCCCGATTCGGAATCTGAGAAATGCAAAAGGAATTAACACTCTCAACGGGTTTTATATTGGCAGGCGTGCATTTGTCACCCAAAATCCGCAATTGGTGCGAGTGTTTTTAGAGGAAGCACAGAAGGTAGGAGAACAGGCTGAAAAAGATCCAAGCGATTATGCCAAAATTTTAGCTGATGAACAGAAATTAGATCCATCAGTTGCACTAAAGGTGGCAAGCCGTCGTACTTATAAATTGAGAAGACTGACACCTGCTATCATTGCCGAACAGCAGGGCGTTGCTGATTTCTATTTTGCAGAAAAAGTCATCTCGCGTAAGATAGATATCAAACAAGGGATTCTTTCTGATCTAGAATATAAAGCTATCGTTCCTGATAATATCAAGTAA